Genomic window (Macrobrachium rosenbergii isolate ZJJX-2024 chromosome 48, ASM4041242v1, whole genome shotgun sequence):
GCTTAAGATAATTATTGTTATGTTCCCATACCCAAGTGCTCTAGGTGAAAAAGTACAATTACAATGCAGCCTGTCAAAgacgtatgaaaaaaaaatgaacaaactgaaaaatattttttctgtttgttttcacgtACAAAAGAAGCTAGGGAAAGCATAAAGCTCCTGAAGTTTCAGGTACTAAAATTGAACATGTTTCTGAGACACTTTCCCCCGTTTGTAGAGAAGAATGATTGATGCAACATATTGGTATCAAAGCCTGAGTTGAGAAATCTAAGAGGAAAAACTTGTTTTAGATTTCATTGCCAGACTCCACCCACCTTGCAGTTTGGGGTATATATGTGATTCTGGAGGCAGGACAAAGCATCAGTTTCTTCTCGAGACTCCAACAAGATCAACATGGTTGCTAAGGTAAGGAATGACATGTGTTGCAAAAAAGATACATTTAATTAGAGTATTTATACGGGCTTGGGTATTTGTGAACGATAAAAGCTGTTTATTTCCTATGATTTATACCAATAATAATCACATCTTTcgattgtcatttcaggtcactTTCGCTCTTCTGGGCTTAGTCGCCCTCGTGGCAGCCGACAGCTTCGAAAGCTTCGAAAGATATTCCCGCCCAAGGgtgagtattattagtatttttcgaattatgatgaaattttatatgaaataaatggcGTCGAAGTATCGAAGCCTCAAAGCTCTGAAGACTCAGACTGAAGATTCTGATTCCTTTCCCCTGCAGTTCTCCTCAGGATCCGCCGAGTCCTTCGAGTCCGGCGAGGCTCGTTACAACTTCGACTGGGCCGTCAACCACGGCCCCTCCCGCAACAACTTCGGACACCAGGAGGCCGGAGACGGTGAGAACACCCAGGGATCCCTACTACGTCCACCTCCCCGACGGTCGCGTGCAGAGGTGGCCTTCCGCGCCTCCGACGACGACGGATACACCGCCGATGTGACCTACTCCGGTGAGGCTCAGTTCCCCGACTCCTTCGAATCCTACGAGTCCCGTGAGGCTCCCAGGAGGTTCTACTATGGCTCCGGCTCCAACGAGTCCAAGTAAATCCTCAGACCGAGATGCTCACAAGGACACGAGCGAAACATCCTTCTCAGATAAACCCACAATTCCCAAAGACCTTTTTGCTGCTGGCACCCACCAGGTCTTCTgatgttatgtatttattatttattaaaaagcaaatatgattcttttatattattttacctcCTACCTTACTAAAATTTATATACGATCAAAATCATGTCAGTGTGTttccctgattattattattcttgtttgtgGTGCTACACCAGAGCCTTGGAGTGAATGGAATGAATTGAATTCCAACCAATGTAGATAATTACCTGtagagactttctctctctctctctctctctctctctctctctctctctctctctctctgtctctctcgctttccttctttatgtatgtatctatctatctttatatccgtttatatatacacacacatatatgtatatgtataatgtatatacatatatatatgtatatatatgtatatatatatatatatatatatatatatatatattatatatatatacacatatttcacacacacacacacacacacacacacacacacacatatatatatatatatatatatatatatatatatatatatatatatatatatatatatatgacacaaagTAGCTCTCTTAAGAATCTCTATTAATCATAGAGACCGCAGAACCAATAAGAAAAGTGTAAAATGATTAGAAGAACAAGAACACccaaaaaatgaactgataaaGGTGTACAAACCATTTTCGTTAAACCGTTCCTGAGTCATCGCACGAAATGTTAATCATGAATCAGTGGACGTGAGGAAGTCAGAGTGGGCATTAAAATCTGGGCTTTGCGGGCAGATAAGGTCAGGGTGGGTATTAGGGCCCTCTTAATAACACACGAGGCAAGggctctcatctctctctctctctctctctctctctcgttcagtgtttgcatatagtgtttatattttggCTTTTGGGGGGCGATAtatcaaagaattattttcagaacTGTATGgcctttatatttatactgtatacatatatatatatatacatatgtatatataaatatatatacatacatatatatatatatatatatatatatataatatatatatatacatatatatatatatatatatatatttatatatacgtaaatatatttatatatatatattttttttatatatgtatgtatgtctgtatgtatgtatgcctctGCTCTTCCCCCTCAGTCAAAATcggttttttttgtaaaaaaatcaaggtCATAGTCTCACAAAATCACatctttgtaaaaatattattcatatattttcaacgTATCAGATCACGTACCTTTCATATTGTTTTGGAGATaagagatttttttcttaattccatGCAGTCGTTAATTACGCTCCAAAAGCACATTTGTGGCAGAAACGAGTGAAAACTCCTTTGCAAAAGAATTCGAAAATGCAATGTGTCAGACCCAATACTGAACCACTAAAAGCTCTTGGAATAATAGCAAAAGTCCTTCTGATTTTAATCGAGTACAGAGAAATCCAACGTCAAGTGTATGAGGCCACATGAAGTTAACTATGGGTTAAGCtgggacgaagaagaagaagaagaagaagaagaagaagaagaagaagaagaagaagaagaagaagaagaagaagaagaataagaagaagtatTCTAAAGCCTTTCATTGTATATCGTGTTCGAAAACCAAGATTAACATTCGTCACGCATTTTTCATGTTGTCATGAAGACAAAAGAATATTTCTTCGCAATTAAACGCAACGGGTTCACTATGAATTAGGTTCCAGTCTTGTTTCTGTaaacagaaataagagaaaacagcATTGTGAGAGAACCAGTCAAACCTCATGGAATAAAGCTAATTGTCCATCTTGCTTTAAATGCCAAGTAGAGCGAATTCCAAAGGCACGCggtgttaacataattattagTTATATTCTCGGGTCTTCCATTTGGTCTGATGTTCGAAAGAGTCAAGAAAGTAGATCACAGCCGAAAATCTTTGGAAGTCGCGTAGGATGCTCACTCTAGGATCGAAGATATAATCCTTCTGCATAATTCCTTGATCGTTAGACCATAACACGTGAATAGCCAATACACTTTCCTTCACATTTCTGATAATTATAAGATGGATTCCTAGATGAAATAAATCTGGGTTTTTATTTATCGCAGACCCTAACACCTCgctgtttcttttatataataatgattatgatttcCCATATGCCATTCCGAAATGGGTTCCGTTTCTGTACTTGATGGAAATATGAGAAATCAAAAATCAGGTAGTGCATCAGAAAAGAAACTTTAAGAGATTTGCTTACGTGTTCACTTTTAACACCGTACTGTTGTTCCCCTCATCTGTTGTTATTgaaaagggaaatacggaaattttaatttcacgttgctaaatttttgttaatcttaaaaataactcCTAAGgttctacacaaaaaaaaaaattatgccaaaaaatgaatgacaagtcTTTGGAAGGAATCAACACCATTTACTCGTATAACTCTATATCCCAAAAGCTCTCTAATGAATTAAAGGGacatcagtctttttttttcggTACGTCGACACACCTGGaaccttcataaatatttttgacatCCAAAACAACTTATGACTTatgcttaaaaaatatttgattaaaattacagtaaataccaaaactggaaaaaaggaaattgtACTTTCATTTGCAGTAGATATATAAAATGGGGACTGAAAATAACGTAATCTTAAGATggcaacaaaaattatatttataaaatatactgaaaaattttctaggattcattttacatatttatctaatCTAACAATAAActaaagagacaaaaatataaattctgaatCTTGTGAGAAAATTGAGCcagattttcagaaaactaaacgacacaagaaataaagaaaagaattttttttctataagaatTTCTATTCTTAAGAACAAAACTACTAAAATCTTCATGCAAAAACAATTCTGTGATTTGACATGTCGGCATCCTACTGGGAAAATTAACACAATGTGTTAATATATTTCACaaagacgtaaaataaaaataaaaaactcatagGAATATTTTacgcaaggttttttttttttttttaacattcaaaagGTACAGAAGTTTATCGTAACTAAAACTTAACTTATCTATCGTACTTTCTTCAGTTTATTGAGGAGGAATTGTAATTGAAACTTACTAAAGTGACAGAGATTCTTTGGAAATCTAACAGGAAAAACTCGTTTTAGATCCGATTACCAAACTCTACCCACCTCGCAGTTTCTGGTATATAAAGCGAATCTGGAGGCAGGACAAAGCATCAGTTTCTTCTCGAGACTCCAACAAGATCAACATGGTCGCTAAGGTAAGGAATGAGATGTTCCcaataagatatatttaattagagtatgtgtatgtacttaggtatttgtaaatgataaaagCTGTATGTTTCCAATGATTTTACCAATAGCAATAATATCTTACAATTGTAATTTCAGTTCGTTTTCGCTCTTCTGGGCTTAGTCGCCCTTGTGGCAGCCGACAGCTTCGAAAGCTTCGAAAGATATTCCCGCCCAAGGGTgagtattatttgtatttttcgaaTTATGATGAAGTTTGATATAAAATCATGGCGTCGAAGTATCGAAACCTCAGAGCACTGAAGACAGACTAAAGATTCTGATTCCTTTCCTCTGCAGTTCTCCTCAGGATCCGCCGAGTCCTTCGAGTCCGGCGAGGCTCGTTACAACTTCGACTGGGCCGTCAACCACGGCCCCTCCCGCAACAACTTCGGACACCAGGAGGCCGGAGACGGCGAGAACACCcagggatcctactacgtccACCTCCCCGACGGTCGCGTGCAGAGGGTGGCCTTCCGCGCCTCCGACGACGACGGATACACCGCCGATGTGACCTACTCCGGTGAAGCTCAGTTCCCCGACTCCTTCGAATCCTACGAGTCCCGTGAGGCTCCCAGGAGGTTCTACTATGGCTCTGGCTCCAACGAGTCCAAGTAAATCCTCAGACCGAGATCCTCACAAGGACACGAGCGAAACATCCTTCTCAGATAAACCCACAATTCCCAAAGGCCTTTTCGCTGCTGGCATCCACCAGGTCTTCtgatgttatgtatttatttattatttattaaaaagcaaatataaatcttttctgttattttacctcCTACTTTAACAAGGTCCCTGCGTAGCTGTATTTcactgacgctctctctctctctctctctctctctctctctctctctctctctctctctctctctctctataatttcaaagagaccagaaaagcaagaaataaaccTCTAAAATACCTAGAGGAAACTTGAGAAAAAACTGGCACACAGTATTAATCATAAGTCAGTGACCCTAGGACGTAAGAGTGGGCAATAAAGTCTAGGCTTTGCGGGCAGATAAGGGAGGGCATTTGAGCTCTCTTAATAACACACGAGGCAAAGactcatattatctctctctctctctctctctctctctctctccgaggctctcttgtttctctctgttctctctctctctctctctttctcttctctcttgtttAATGTTTACTATGTatagtttaatttatatatagagaaatatttatattgcatagtcttatatatatatatatatatatatatatatatatatatatatatatgtatatatacatactgtatatatatatatatgtatatgtatatataatatatatatatatatatatatatatatatatatatatatatatatatatatatatatatatatatatatatatatatat
Coding sequences:
- the LOC136831758 gene encoding pro-resilin-like, which codes for MVAKVTFALLGLVALVAADSFESFERYSRPRFSSGSAESFESGEARYNFDWAVNHGPSRNNFGHQEAGDGENTQGSLLRPPPRRSRAEVAFRASDDDGYTADVTYSGEAQFPDSFESYESREAPRRFYYGSGSNESK
- the LOC136831762 gene encoding pro-resilin-like is translated as MVAKFVFALLGLVALVAADSFESFERYSRPRFSSGSAESFESGEARYNFDWAVNHGPSRNNFGHQEAGDGENTQGSYYVHLPDGRVQRVAFRASDDDGYTADVTYSGEAQFPDSFESYESREAPRRFYYGSGSNESK